In one Pseudomonas fitomaticsae genomic region, the following are encoded:
- a CDS encoding methyl-accepting chemotaxis protein, whose product MVLGIEAWLRPESLGIEAAALVAGSGACALGVGWLLRPLERLTERARLIADNPLSQGIYTGRQDQFGQIEFALQMLEAQVGAVVGRIGDASQRLAGHAAQLVDHLHSSHTSTLAQQAETDQVAAAIHQMAVSVAEVASHAQQASVAADMAGTETREGHLLVGESRSAVLRLAEELGRATEVIHQLEGHSSEISGVLEVIRSIAEQTNLLALNAAIEAARAGDAGRGFAVVADEVRGLAQRTQQSTNEIQRMISTLQNGARDAVLVMQQSSEHVDNSVEQAQRAARALDGISGRVEQITEMSLQIAAAVEEQSAVSEDINRNIVSIRTACELTVDEGRQSQLNSQDVAGLAGDLRSLAREFWGRRQGA is encoded by the coding sequence GTGGTGCTGGGGATTGAAGCCTGGTTGCGGCCGGAGTCCTTGGGCATCGAAGCCGCTGCGTTGGTGGCCGGCAGTGGTGCGTGTGCGCTGGGTGTGGGTTGGTTATTGCGGCCGCTGGAGCGTCTGACCGAGCGTGCGCGTTTGATTGCCGACAACCCGTTGAGTCAGGGCATTTATACCGGGCGGCAGGATCAGTTCGGGCAGATCGAGTTTGCCTTGCAGATGCTCGAAGCCCAGGTCGGTGCGGTGGTCGGGCGGATCGGTGATGCCTCGCAGCGACTGGCCGGGCATGCGGCGCAGCTGGTCGATCATCTGCACAGCAGTCACACCAGCACGTTGGCGCAGCAGGCGGAAACCGATCAGGTGGCGGCGGCGATTCATCAGATGGCGGTCAGTGTGGCCGAGGTCGCCAGCCATGCGCAGCAGGCGTCGGTGGCGGCCGATATGGCGGGGACGGAAACCCGTGAGGGGCATCTGCTGGTTGGCGAGAGTCGCAGTGCGGTGTTGCGGCTGGCCGAGGAGTTGGGGCGGGCGACCGAGGTGATTCATCAGCTCGAAGGCCATAGCAGCGAGATTTCCGGGGTGCTGGAGGTGATTCGCAGCATCGCCGAGCAGACCAACCTGCTGGCGCTCAACGCCGCGATCGAAGCGGCGCGGGCCGGGGATGCCGGGCGCGGGTTTGCGGTGGTGGCCGATGAGGTGCGTGGTCTGGCCCAGCGCACCCAGCAGTCGACCAATGAGATTCAACGGATGATCAGCACCCTGCAAAACGGCGCGCGGGATGCGGTGCTGGTGATGCAGCAGAGCAGCGAGCATGTGGATAACAGCGTCGAACAGGCGCAGCGCGCGGCTCGGGCACTGGACGGGATCAGCGGGCGGGTCGAGCAGATCACCGAGATGAGTCTGCAGATTGCGGCGGCGGTTGAAGAACAGAGCGCGGTGAGCGAGGACATCAACCGCAACATCGTCAGCATCCGCACGGCCTGCGAGCTGACGGTGGATGAAGGGCGGCAGAGCCAGCTCAACTCACAGGATGTGGCGGGGCTGGCGGGGGATTTGCGTTCGCTGGCGCGGGAGTTCTGGGGGCGACGGCAGGGCGCTTAG